A window of Raineyella sp. W15-4 contains these coding sequences:
- a CDS encoding DUF2207 family protein, giving the protein MTPASVLMMVLGLVVTAITVVAIVRSRRTGLDEIYQGITPGQLPGPGQPALTRRVPDSEYTRAVAVQFTPPKGLRPGLVGTVYDGLAESRDVTATIVDLAVRGYVKITAVEPEEADSPAGPGRQRPIARRGGKDRPDWEIIAQDPPADDELSVMEAHLLNGMFAYGPSVRISQLTGDFGQVMREAVQALYTEVVHRGWYRRHPRAKNGLSGAALWGLAIGGAVVMVVIGGVGGAVGGVLALGSAGAWSRWGRVRPGRTAEGTAVRIQALSFEEYLRTAEADQIRFEEAADIFSRYLPYAIVFGVADHWAKVFGEVAAKAQLAGYDTLDFGLDWIDMMILADLLDVPELALLLGEGVAELIGDLDVSGVADAVGGGLEAFSDGVANFVDSTSGLDSLGDGCDGCDLDFS; this is encoded by the coding sequence GTGACTCCCGCCTCCGTGCTCATGATGGTCCTCGGCCTGGTGGTGACCGCCATCACCGTGGTGGCCATCGTACGATCCCGCCGCACCGGCCTCGACGAGATCTACCAGGGGATCACCCCTGGCCAGTTGCCCGGTCCCGGTCAGCCGGCGCTCACCCGGCGGGTGCCGGACAGCGAGTACACCAGGGCAGTCGCGGTGCAGTTCACCCCACCGAAGGGCCTGCGGCCCGGGCTGGTCGGCACCGTCTACGACGGGCTCGCGGAGAGCCGCGACGTCACCGCCACGATCGTCGACCTGGCGGTGCGCGGCTATGTGAAGATCACCGCGGTCGAACCCGAGGAGGCCGACAGTCCGGCCGGGCCGGGTCGGCAGCGTCCGATCGCCCGCCGTGGCGGCAAGGACCGGCCGGACTGGGAGATCATCGCCCAGGACCCGCCCGCCGATGACGAGCTGTCGGTGATGGAGGCCCACCTGCTCAACGGCATGTTCGCGTACGGCCCCTCGGTGCGGATCTCGCAGCTGACCGGCGACTTCGGCCAGGTGATGCGCGAGGCGGTGCAGGCGCTCTACACCGAGGTGGTGCACCGCGGCTGGTATCGGCGCCACCCGCGGGCCAAGAACGGTCTCAGCGGCGCCGCGCTGTGGGGCCTGGCGATCGGCGGGGCGGTGGTGATGGTCGTCATCGGCGGCGTCGGCGGGGCCGTCGGCGGCGTGCTCGCGCTCGGGTCGGCGGGAGCCTGGTCCCGTTGGGGACGGGTCCGCCCCGGGCGGACCGCGGAGGGCACCGCCGTCCGGATCCAGGCGCTCTCCTTCGAGGAGTACCTGCGGACCGCCGAAGCGGACCAGATCAGGTTCGAGGAGGCCGCCGACATCTTCTCCCGCTACCTGCCGTACGCGATCGTGTTCGGGGTCGCGGACCACTGGGCCAAGGTGTTCGGCGAGGTGGCCGCCAAGGCCCAGCTCGCCGGCTACGACACGCTGGACTTCGGCCTGGACTGGATCGACATGATGATCCTCGCCGATCTGCTCGACGTCCCCGAGCTCGCCCTGCTGCTCGGCGAAGGGGTGGCCGAACTGATCGGCGATCTCGACGTCTCCGGGGTCGCCGATGCCGTCGGCGGCGGTCTGGAGGCGTTCAGCGACGGGGTAGCGAACTTCGTCGACTCCACCAGCGGGCTGGACAGCCTGGGTGACGGTTGCGACGGCTGCGACCTCGACTTCAGCTAG
- a CDS encoding thiamine pyrophosphate-dependent dehydrogenase E1 component subunit alpha, protein MTDHSTGPAQVPDAAVRLDLYSTMVLARTYELAIQREYHADKGPGFDIGKGLVPGEMHLAAGQEPVAAGVCAHLTADDAVTATHRPHHFAIAHGVDLHRMTAEIFGRETGLGRGRGGHMHLFDPAVHFSCSGIIAEGYPPALGQAYAFKTRGTGNVAVAVTGEGAANQGGFHESLNLAALWKLPVVFVVEDNAWGISVPRSASTAVASNAVRAAGYGIPGVRVEDNDVDAVYAAAGEAVARARAGEGPTLLEVATLRMLGHFEGDAQGYRPELAEVASHDPLPAYARRLQDAGILDEAGIARVASVATERVEAAITFAKESPLPDPADVLTYAFAEEA, encoded by the coding sequence ATGACCGACCACTCCACTGGGCCGGCGCAGGTTCCCGACGCCGCCGTACGGCTCGATCTCTACTCCACCATGGTGCTGGCCCGCACCTACGAACTCGCCATCCAACGCGAATACCACGCCGACAAGGGCCCCGGCTTCGACATCGGCAAGGGACTCGTCCCCGGCGAGATGCACCTGGCCGCCGGTCAGGAGCCCGTCGCCGCCGGGGTCTGCGCCCACCTCACTGCTGACGACGCCGTCACCGCCACCCACCGCCCGCACCACTTCGCCATCGCCCACGGCGTCGACCTGCATCGGATGACTGCCGAGATCTTCGGCCGTGAAACCGGTCTGGGCCGCGGTCGCGGCGGCCACATGCACCTGTTCGATCCCGCCGTCCACTTCTCCTGCTCCGGCATCATCGCCGAGGGCTACCCACCGGCGCTCGGCCAGGCGTACGCCTTCAAGACCCGCGGCACCGGCAACGTCGCCGTCGCCGTCACCGGGGAGGGTGCCGCCAACCAGGGCGGCTTCCACGAGTCCCTCAACCTCGCCGCACTGTGGAAGCTGCCCGTCGTCTTCGTCGTCGAGGACAACGCCTGGGGCATCTCGGTGCCCCGCAGCGCCTCGACCGCCGTCGCCTCCAACGCCGTCCGGGCCGCCGGCTACGGCATCCCCGGCGTACGCGTCGAGGACAACGACGTGGACGCCGTCTACGCCGCCGCCGGCGAGGCGGTCGCCCGCGCCCGGGCCGGGGAGGGGCCGACACTGCTCGAGGTCGCCACGCTGCGGATGCTCGGCCACTTCGAGGGCGACGCCCAGGGCTACCGGCCCGAGCTCGCCGAGGTGGCCAGCCACGATCCACTCCCGGCGTACGCCCGGCGCCTGCAGGACGCCGGGATCCTCGACGAGGCCGGCATCGCCCGGGTCGCCTCGGTCGCCACCGAGCGGGTCGAGGCCGCGATCACCTTCGCCAAGGAGAGCCCGCTGCCCGATCCGGCCGATGTGCTCACGTACGCGTTCGCCGAGGAGGCCTGA
- a CDS encoding LysM peptidoglycan-binding domain-containing protein, producing the protein MRTVRGLLALAVLLGSLIVVPWLLVTWGLYPAPGDLGLDRLLLVPDDGRVLLWLLTGLGWVVWLLFILSVGVEVVTVIGGRAVRLPGLRWMQLVSGTLLLAVLLMLGVGQREGPPSPGAAVAVAYAAPAQPADPVGATKPSSTGPSSGKPAGPVGTDGTTAAQPETFEYRVQRGDDLWTLAETYLGDGLEWRQIRDLNPTLMRHDPDHLEVGWVLTMPLPAPIETPVATVSTPIEAPTTATPAPTETSVTTPAAVPAVAAEAASPAPADTASPGPAEPAPVEPASQLDPDRERRLALGGIGALTATGVVAGLAGRRHLQLVQRPVGQVPQHPTEGAERLRSALLVSQVPEEVDVVEWAVHMVARHALRTGVIGGLDRLRVGRAELEFVWDDRVGTTPGTAGVPGPPGPAPEPFVDSGSSWLVARADVLADRRAASGEELLRPWPALVTLGTDDADTYLVDLERWGRLSVHADTAERAGEILTSHVLELITSTWSGGARVIVVGDDGGLVDVSGADHVRHVDGLDDIITSWESTAATQQSLVAVADAPVPVLRLDPDFAEAWAPQVLVLLADITPAQRRRLSDRFNHAHRGPIVLISEHPGGEATLVVDEAPLRARFEPAGLTLAPQRVGRRARDAVIELHRITAPEALVPARWAEGYPEVTPITAVVDLDAAVEEEPPMSDDPRLLLLGPIELEGARGAPPSRAPRQCLEYCAWLLEHPNASSVEMTRALLVAESTRRSNMSRLRGWLGQATDGRPYLPEAYSGRIRLHPAVRSDWQEVQVMLGRGIGETSSATLAAILDLVRGAPLADAPPGDWAWAEELRIESSCALRDVAHELAGRALEERDLDLAKWAVGRGLVAAPGDELLLRQLLVAEHRSGNTREVERLVFTLNRQAHTLGIDLLPETVTTMQEVLEGGIRIRSAGGPRRAAV; encoded by the coding sequence ATGCGGACCGTACGAGGCCTGCTGGCCCTGGCCGTGCTGCTGGGATCGCTGATCGTCGTGCCCTGGCTGCTCGTCACCTGGGGGCTGTACCCGGCGCCCGGCGACCTCGGTCTCGACCGGCTCCTTCTGGTGCCCGACGACGGGCGGGTGCTGCTGTGGCTGCTGACCGGGCTGGGCTGGGTGGTCTGGTTGTTGTTCATCCTGTCCGTCGGCGTGGAGGTCGTCACGGTCATCGGCGGCCGCGCCGTACGGCTCCCCGGGCTGCGCTGGATGCAGCTGGTCTCCGGGACCCTGCTGCTGGCGGTGTTGCTGATGCTCGGGGTCGGTCAGCGGGAGGGACCGCCCTCGCCGGGGGCCGCCGTCGCGGTGGCGTACGCTGCGCCGGCGCAGCCGGCCGACCCGGTCGGGGCCACAAAGCCGTCGTCCACGGGGCCGTCGTCCGGCAAGCCGGCGGGGCCGGTCGGGACCGACGGGACGACCGCTGCGCAGCCCGAGACGTTCGAGTACCGGGTGCAGCGCGGCGACGACCTGTGGACTCTGGCGGAGACCTATCTCGGCGACGGCCTGGAGTGGCGGCAGATCCGCGACCTCAACCCCACCCTGATGCGCCACGATCCCGACCACCTCGAGGTGGGTTGGGTGCTCACCATGCCGTTGCCCGCGCCGATCGAGACGCCGGTGGCGACCGTATCGACGCCGATCGAAGCACCGACGACCGCGACACCGGCGCCGACGGAGACGTCGGTCACCACACCGGCGGCGGTCCCGGCCGTGGCAGCGGAGGCGGCGTCCCCGGCACCGGCAGACACGGCGTCGCCCGGACCAGCGGAGCCGGCGCCCGTCGAGCCGGCATCCCAGCTTGATCCCGACCGGGAGCGGAGGCTGGCCCTGGGCGGCATCGGCGCCCTCACGGCCACCGGGGTGGTGGCGGGTCTGGCCGGCCGCCGACATCTGCAGCTCGTCCAACGGCCTGTCGGACAGGTCCCGCAGCATCCCACCGAAGGCGCCGAACGGCTGCGCAGCGCCCTGCTGGTCAGCCAGGTCCCCGAGGAGGTCGACGTGGTGGAGTGGGCCGTCCACATGGTCGCCCGCCACGCGCTGCGGACCGGAGTGATCGGCGGCCTCGACCGACTGCGGGTCGGCAGGGCCGAGCTCGAGTTCGTCTGGGACGACCGGGTGGGCACGACGCCCGGGACAGCCGGGGTCCCCGGGCCGCCGGGGCCAGCCCCGGAGCCGTTCGTCGACAGCGGATCCTCCTGGCTGGTGGCTCGCGCCGATGTGCTGGCCGATCGCCGGGCCGCGTCCGGCGAAGAGCTGCTGCGCCCGTGGCCGGCCCTGGTCACCCTCGGCACAGACGACGCGGACACCTATCTGGTCGACCTCGAACGGTGGGGCCGACTCAGCGTCCATGCCGACACCGCCGAGCGCGCCGGGGAGATCCTCACCTCCCACGTCCTCGAGCTGATCACCAGCACCTGGTCGGGCGGCGCCCGGGTCATCGTCGTGGGCGATGACGGCGGTCTGGTCGACGTCAGCGGGGCCGACCACGTACGCCACGTCGACGGACTCGACGACATCATCACCAGCTGGGAGTCCACCGCCGCCACCCAGCAGTCTCTGGTCGCCGTGGCCGACGCTCCGGTCCCCGTGCTGCGCCTCGATCCCGACTTCGCCGAGGCCTGGGCCCCGCAGGTCCTCGTCCTGCTGGCGGACATCACCCCCGCGCAGCGGCGCCGGCTCAGCGACCGGTTCAACCACGCCCACCGAGGACCGATCGTCCTCATCTCCGAACACCCCGGCGGCGAAGCGACCCTGGTCGTCGACGAGGCGCCGTTGCGGGCGCGATTCGAACCGGCCGGGCTCACCCTCGCCCCGCAGCGGGTCGGCCGTCGGGCCCGGGACGCGGTGATCGAACTGCACCGGATCACCGCCCCCGAAGCCCTTGTCCCCGCCCGCTGGGCCGAGGGGTACCCGGAAGTCACGCCGATCACTGCGGTCGTCGATCTCGACGCCGCCGTCGAGGAGGAGCCCCCGATGTCAGACGATCCGAGGCTCCTGCTGCTGGGCCCGATCGAACTGGAGGGCGCCCGCGGGGCGCCACCGAGTCGCGCTCCGCGCCAGTGCCTGGAGTACTGCGCCTGGCTGCTGGAGCACCCGAACGCCAGCTCGGTGGAGATGACTCGCGCGCTGCTGGTGGCGGAGAGCACCCGGCGGTCCAACATGAGCCGGCTGCGGGGTTGGCTGGGTCAGGCGACCGACGGTCGGCCCTACCTGCCGGAGGCCTACTCGGGCCGGATCCGGCTGCACCCGGCGGTGCGTTCCGACTGGCAGGAGGTGCAGGTCATGCTCGGGCGGGGCATCGGCGAGACCAGCAGCGCCACCCTGGCCGCGATCCTCGACCTGGTCCGGGGCGCCCCGCTCGCGGACGCCCCGCCGGGCGACTGGGCCTGGGCGGAGGAGTTGCGGATCGAGTCCTCCTGTGCCCTCCGCGACGTGGCCCACGAACTCGCCGGGCGGGCCCTTGAGGAGCGCGACCTCGATCTCGCCAAGTGGGCGGTCGGGCGTGGTCTGGTGGCCGCGCCGGGCGACGAGCTGCTGCTGCGGCAGCTGCTGGTCGCCGAGCACCGGTCGGGCAACACCCGCGAGGTGGAACGGCTGGTCTTCACCCTGAACAGGCAGGCCCACACCCTCGGCATCGACCTGCTCCCCGAGACCGTCACCACCATGCAGGAGGTCCTGGAGGGCGGGATCAGGATCCGGTCGGCCGGTGGGCCGCGGCGGGCGGCGGTCTAG
- a CDS encoding Sir2 family NAD-dependent protein deacetylase translates to MDLVTGEDPAAERATAKELLGAATRITVLTGAGLSTASGIPDFRGPAGLWTADPEAERISTLDWYLYDEGVRRAAWRYRAASSVWQARPNAAHRALARLEDQGRLRAIITQNTDGLHQQAGSRAVLEMHGNVHTWRCETCRAEGPMAEAVARVRAGDPDPRCPSCGGVIRATTILFGENLDQRVLTAAYAAAEDCDLLLAVGTSLTVHPVAGLVSVAGSAGARIVIVNGEPTPYDRRADAVVREPIETILPRLIGA, encoded by the coding sequence GTGGACCTCGTGACCGGGGAGGATCCGGCCGCCGAGCGGGCGACGGCGAAGGAGCTGCTCGGGGCGGCCACCCGGATCACCGTCCTCACCGGCGCCGGGCTGTCGACCGCCTCCGGCATCCCGGATTTCCGCGGCCCCGCCGGGCTGTGGACCGCCGACCCCGAGGCCGAACGGATCTCGACCCTGGACTGGTACCTGTACGACGAGGGGGTGCGCCGGGCCGCCTGGCGCTACCGCGCCGCTTCCTCGGTCTGGCAGGCCCGGCCCAACGCCGCGCACCGGGCCCTGGCCCGGCTGGAGGACCAGGGTCGGCTGCGGGCGATCATCACCCAGAACACCGACGGCCTGCACCAGCAGGCCGGCAGCCGCGCCGTGCTGGAGATGCATGGCAACGTCCACACCTGGCGCTGTGAGACCTGCCGGGCGGAGGGGCCGATGGCCGAGGCGGTCGCCCGGGTCCGGGCCGGCGATCCCGACCCGCGCTGCCCCTCCTGCGGGGGCGTCATCCGGGCCACCACCATCCTGTTCGGCGAGAATCTGGACCAGCGGGTGCTCACTGCCGCGTACGCCGCCGCGGAGGACTGCGACCTGCTGCTGGCCGTCGGCACCAGCCTGACGGTCCACCCGGTGGCCGGCTTGGTGTCCGTGGCAGGATCGGCGGGGGCCCGGATCGTCATCGTGAACGGGGAGCCGACACCGTACGACCGCCGCGCCGACGCGGTGGTGCGCGAGCCCATCGAGACGATCCTCCCCCGACTGATCGGAGCGTGA
- a CDS encoding type II toxin-antitoxin system PemK/MazF family toxin, giving the protein MIRGAVYRIDLGPTRGHEQRGKRLGLVVSPTDSPLSTVVVIPTSTQARPTVFRPTCEIAGRITRLLVDQIRSIDIDYLIGDPVDYLTRDRMAEVEVTVGHYLGILPDVLTDGRHLR; this is encoded by the coding sequence GTGATCCGAGGAGCGGTCTACCGGATCGACCTGGGACCGACCAGGGGGCACGAGCAACGCGGCAAGCGCCTCGGCCTGGTGGTCTCGCCGACGGATTCCCCCTTGTCGACCGTTGTCGTCATCCCGACCTCGACGCAGGCCCGACCCACCGTTTTCAGGCCGACGTGTGAGATCGCGGGACGGATCACACGTCTGTTGGTCGACCAGATCCGCAGCATTGACATCGACTACCTGATCGGCGACCCGGTCGACTACCTCACCCGTGACCGGATGGCCGAGGTGGAGGTCACCGTGGGGCACTACTTGGGCATCCTGCCCGACGTACTCACCGACGGCCGGCACCTCCGGTAA
- a CDS encoding lipoyl domain-containing protein, giving the protein MTEVTFPEMSTEDHHATGVVATWYAADGEQVAEGQLVAEVQMDKVDAEVIAPSAGTITLLVAEGEEVVQGTVIARITQGRSGV; this is encoded by the coding sequence GTGACCGAGGTGACCTTCCCGGAGATGAGCACCGAGGACCACCACGCCACCGGCGTCGTCGCCACCTGGTACGCCGCCGATGGGGAGCAGGTCGCCGAGGGGCAACTCGTCGCGGAGGTGCAGATGGACAAGGTGGACGCCGAGGTGATCGCCCCCTCCGCCGGCACCATCACCCTGCTGGTGGCGGAAGGAGAGGAGGTCGTCCAGGGGACGGTGATCGCCCGGATCACCCAGGGTCGCTCCGGAGTGTGA
- a CDS encoding mechanosensitive ion channel family protein has translation MPWPIPEQWINNAGVIVTTLLVALIVRGLLARTIRRVTKMMIRDASGKRLRATEILRRAADMSDERYAARANTTASLLRSVTDIVIVVIVVMTIMNVLGVPLAPLLASASIGGVAIGFGAQSLVKDYLSGIFMISEDQFGVGDWVQINDKISGRVEEVGLRVTRLRAFSGVVWYVRNGDITQLGNSSQGTSTAIIDVPIALGADPGPAIEIMKQVLTDMAAEEEWQQVLIAEPTVLGVDSMDAVQTKLRATADTLANQQWGFQREALSRIRTALHAAGIEDPSMPPTADQQA, from the coding sequence GTGCCCTGGCCGATTCCCGAGCAATGGATCAACAACGCCGGCGTCATCGTGACGACGCTGCTGGTCGCCCTGATCGTCCGTGGCCTGCTCGCCCGGACGATCCGCCGGGTCACCAAGATGATGATCCGGGACGCCAGCGGCAAGCGGCTCCGGGCCACCGAGATCCTGCGCCGGGCCGCGGACATGTCCGACGAGCGCTACGCCGCCCGGGCGAACACCACCGCGAGTCTGCTGCGCAGCGTCACCGACATCGTGATCGTGGTGATCGTGGTGATGACGATCATGAACGTGCTCGGCGTCCCGCTGGCCCCGCTGCTGGCGAGCGCCAGCATCGGCGGCGTCGCGATCGGCTTCGGCGCCCAGTCACTGGTGAAGGACTACCTGTCCGGCATCTTCATGATCTCCGAGGACCAGTTCGGCGTCGGCGACTGGGTGCAGATCAACGACAAGATCTCCGGCCGGGTGGAGGAGGTCGGTCTGCGGGTGACTCGGCTGCGCGCCTTCTCCGGTGTCGTCTGGTACGTCCGCAACGGCGACATCACCCAGCTGGGCAACTCCTCACAGGGCACCTCGACGGCGATCATCGACGTGCCGATCGCGCTGGGCGCCGATCCGGGGCCAGCGATCGAGATCATGAAGCAGGTGCTGACCGACATGGCGGCCGAGGAGGAGTGGCAGCAGGTGCTGATCGCCGAGCCGACCGTCCTGGGCGTCGACAGCATGGATGCGGTGCAGACGAAGCTGCGGGCGACCGCCGACACCCTCGCCAACCAGCAGTGGGGCTTCCAGCGCGAGGCGCTCAGCCGGATCCGCACCGCGCTGCACGCCGCGGGCATCGAGGATCCGTCGATGCCGCCCACCGCGGACCAGCAGGCCTGA
- a CDS encoding alpha-ketoacid dehydrogenase subunit beta: MSTTAPGTGSTPVRRLNTSKAMAEAIAQEMRANPEVIYLGEDVGAYGGIFGSTTGLLDEFGPTRIIDTPISETAFIGLGIGAAVEGMRPIVELMFADFLGVCLDQIYNHMAKIHFESGGNVTVPMVLTTAVGGGYSDGAQHSQCLWGTFGHLPGMKVVVPSNPADAKGLMTAAIRDDGPVVYMFHKGVMGLAWMAKNQRSIGVVPEGDHVVPIGTAAVAHQGADVTVVTLGLSVHHALDVAEKLAGEGIGVEVIDLRSVVPLDRETIIASVARTGRLVVVDEDYLSYGLSGEVIASVVEADPGLLTVAPRRVAMPDIPIPYSHVLEYAALPRPEKIEAAIREVLR, translated from the coding sequence ATGAGCACCACCGCACCCGGCACCGGATCCACCCCGGTCCGCCGGCTCAACACGTCGAAGGCGATGGCCGAGGCGATCGCCCAGGAGATGCGAGCCAACCCGGAGGTGATCTACCTCGGCGAGGACGTCGGCGCCTACGGCGGCATCTTCGGCTCGACCACCGGGCTGCTCGACGAGTTCGGCCCGACCCGGATCATCGACACGCCGATCTCGGAGACGGCCTTCATCGGTCTCGGCATCGGCGCCGCGGTCGAGGGCATGCGCCCGATCGTCGAGCTGATGTTCGCCGATTTCCTGGGCGTCTGCCTCGACCAGATCTACAACCACATGGCCAAGATCCACTTCGAGTCCGGCGGCAACGTGACGGTCCCGATGGTGCTCACCACCGCGGTCGGCGGCGGCTACTCCGACGGCGCCCAGCACAGCCAGTGCCTGTGGGGCACCTTCGGCCACCTGCCCGGGATGAAGGTGGTCGTGCCGTCCAACCCGGCCGACGCCAAGGGGCTGATGACCGCCGCCATCCGCGACGACGGCCCGGTGGTCTACATGTTCCACAAGGGGGTGATGGGGCTGGCCTGGATGGCGAAGAACCAGCGCTCGATCGGCGTGGTGCCCGAGGGCGACCACGTGGTGCCGATCGGCACCGCCGCGGTGGCCCACCAGGGGGCCGACGTCACCGTGGTCACCCTCGGGCTGTCGGTGCACCACGCCCTGGACGTCGCCGAGAAGCTCGCCGGGGAGGGCATCGGCGTCGAGGTGATCGACCTGCGTTCGGTGGTGCCGCTGGACCGGGAGACGATCATCGCGTCCGTCGCCAGGACCGGCCGGCTGGTGGTCGTCGACGAGGACTACCTGTCCTACGGGCTCTCCGGTGAGGTGATCGCCTCGGTCGTCGAGGCCGACCCCGGGCTGCTCACCGTGGCACCGCGGCGGGTGGCGATGCCGGACATCCCGATCCCGTACAGCCATGTCCTGGAGTACGCGGCGCTGCCGCGGCCGGAGAAGATCGAGGCCGCGATCCGGGAGGTGCTGCGGTGA
- a CDS encoding DUF485 domain-containing protein — MPSPARYREVEQSAEFVELRRKFRSFAFPMTVAFLVWYFVYVLLSVYAVGWMSTRIAGNITIGLLISFLQFVTTFLITWLYIRHANKSLDPLSRKLKADLEGDLEGSGL; from the coding sequence ATGCCCAGCCCCGCCCGCTACAGAGAGGTAGAGCAGTCGGCTGAGTTCGTCGAATTGCGGAGGAAGTTCCGCAGCTTCGCGTTCCCGATGACCGTCGCCTTTCTCGTCTGGTACTTCGTCTACGTCCTGCTGTCCGTGTATGCCGTCGGCTGGATGAGTACCCGCATCGCCGGGAACATCACCATCGGACTGCTGATCTCCTTCCTCCAGTTCGTCACCACGTTCCTCATCACCTGGCTCTACATCCGGCACGCGAACAAGTCCCTGGACCCGCTGTCCAGGAAGTTGAAGGCCGACCTTGAAGGCGATCTGGAAGGGAGTGGGCTCTGA
- a CDS encoding cation acetate symporter: MFPLATLGNPAVNIGIFVGFVAITLTVVIMVTRGGLKRSGDFYTGGAAFSGRQNGFAIAGDYLSAASFLGIVGAVAFYGYDGLLYSVGFFVAWLVALLLVAEPLRNTGRYTMADVISYRVQDRPVRMAAAISTLLVSFFYLLAQMAGAGGLVALLLGIDSKVGQNLVIVVVGLLMVAYVLIGGMKGTTWVQMIKAILLIIGVIVMSVWVMARVGFNLSTLIQQAIDHVNTVKPGTGDHLLEPMGKYGTNKLGFISLSIALVLGASGLPHVLMRFYTVPTAKEARRSVTWAIGLIGLFYLLTMILGFGAAWLVGAEKIKAMPGGANAAAPALAYELGGTILMALISGVAFATILAVVAGLTITASASFAHDIYNSVIRRGEAAPRQELRVARIASIIIGLISIVGGVVANGQNIAFLVSLAFALAASANLPSILYTLYWRRFNTRGALWSIYGGLISAMVLIIFSPAVSGNSAAMFPQANFAWFPLDNPALVSVPIGFILGWLGTITSEEHDEDKAVEMEVRSLTGAGAGGAVDH, from the coding sequence ATGTTCCCGCTCGCCACGTTGGGCAATCCGGCTGTCAACATCGGCATCTTCGTCGGCTTCGTCGCCATCACGCTGACCGTCGTCATCATGGTGACTCGCGGCGGCCTGAAGCGTTCCGGTGACTTCTACACCGGCGGCGCCGCCTTCTCCGGCCGTCAGAACGGGTTCGCCATCGCCGGCGACTACCTGTCCGCCGCATCCTTCCTCGGCATCGTCGGCGCGGTCGCGTTCTACGGCTACGACGGCCTGCTCTACTCCGTGGGCTTCTTCGTCGCCTGGCTGGTCGCCCTGCTGCTCGTCGCCGAGCCGCTGCGCAACACCGGCCGCTACACGATGGCCGACGTCATCTCCTACCGGGTGCAGGACCGCCCGGTCCGGATGGCCGCGGCGATCTCGACCCTGCTGGTCTCCTTCTTCTACCTGCTCGCCCAGATGGCCGGCGCCGGTGGCCTGGTGGCGCTGCTGCTCGGTATCGACTCGAAGGTCGGCCAGAACCTCGTCATCGTCGTCGTCGGTCTGCTGATGGTGGCGTACGTCCTGATCGGCGGTATGAAGGGCACCACCTGGGTGCAGATGATCAAGGCGATCCTGCTGATCATCGGTGTCATCGTGATGTCGGTGTGGGTGATGGCCCGGGTCGGGTTCAACCTGTCCACGCTGATCCAGCAGGCGATCGACCACGTCAACACGGTCAAACCGGGCACCGGCGACCACCTGCTGGAGCCGATGGGCAAGTACGGCACGAACAAGCTCGGCTTCATCTCGCTGTCGATCGCCCTGGTGCTCGGCGCCTCCGGCCTGCCGCATGTGCTGATGCGCTTCTACACCGTGCCGACGGCCAAGGAGGCCCGCCGCTCGGTGACCTGGGCGATCGGCCTGATCGGCCTGTTCTACCTGCTGACGATGATCCTCGGCTTCGGTGCCGCGTGGCTGGTCGGGGCGGAGAAGATCAAGGCGATGCCCGGCGGGGCGAACGCGGCGGCCCCCGCCCTGGCGTACGAACTCGGCGGGACCATCCTGATGGCGCTGATCTCCGGCGTGGCGTTCGCGACCATCCTCGCGGTCGTCGCCGGTCTGACGATCACTGCCTCGGCGTCGTTCGCACACGACATCTACAACTCGGTGATCCGCAGGGGCGAGGCCGCCCCGCGGCAGGAGCTGCGGGTGGCCCGGATCGCCTCGATCATCATCGGCCTGATCTCGATCGTCGGTGGCGTGGTCGCCAACGGCCAGAACATCGCCTTCCTGGTGTCGTTGGCCTTCGCGCTCGCGGCGTCGGCGAACCTGCCGTCGATCCTCTACACGCTCTACTGGCGCCGGTTCAACACCCGCGGCGCGCTGTGGAGCATCTACGGCGGGCTGATCTCGGCGATGGTGCTGATCATCTTCTCCCCGGCCGTGTCGGGCAATTCGGCGGCGATGTTCCCGCAGGCCAACTTCGCCTGGTTCCCGCTGGACAACCCGGCCCTGGTGTCGGTGCCGATCGGCTTCATCCTCGGCTGGCTCGGCACGATCACCTCCGAGGAGCACGACGAGGACAAGGCTGTGGAGATGGAGGTGCGGTCCCTCACCGGCGCCGGCGCGGGCGGGGCGGTCGACCACTGA